A genomic region of Rhipicephalus sanguineus isolate Rsan-2018 chromosome 1, BIME_Rsan_1.4, whole genome shotgun sequence contains the following coding sequences:
- the LOC119390442 gene encoding nuclear factor NF-kappa-B p110 subunit yields the protein MPICASYEEQNLHMAGGARLVIVEQPMKETRYRYKSESGSHGPLIGESSTQQRKTFPTVKLENYNVQLPHRIKASLVTAEDTARPHVHRITMRGRDDEDCCYVTVRENGTAMFPSMSIVFQQKKTVADILYRRKIERLQPSQEEARQLQTEAKKEAAELNLNLVRICFTAECCEDGVWKPLCVAYSNPVANSKAGKLRITKANRKSGSCKGGDEVWILCEKINKKDIQIKFFEENEETKERTWEAPATFQESDVHYQVAIVFKTPPYRDTNLQHQVAVKFQLIRKSDNDCSEPFEFIYMPCGPSEDELLAHKRRKLSHHSPEEASHYSGVMGPPSSSTPTFPSEAPFGMATSYPGDPTAQGRKQYSSSMTIPYSSQHIDCAQTMLSLIEES from the exons GTGGTGCCCGGCTAGTGATTGTGGAGCAGCCCATGAAGGAGACGCGCTACCGGTACAAAAGTGAAAGTGGCTCTCATGGTCCTCTCATCGGGGAGTCGAGCACTCAGCAGCGAAAGACCTTTCCTACCGTCAAG CTGGAAAACTACAATGTACAGTTACCTCATCGCATCAAGGCGAGTCTGGTCACCGCTGAGGACACGGCGCGGCCACATGTGCATCGCATCACCATGCGAGGCCGCGACGACGAGGACTGCTGCTACGTCACAGTTCGCGAAAATGGCACGGCCAT GTTCCCCAGCATGTCTATCGTGTTTCAGCAGAAAAAGACAGTTGCTGATATCCTGTACAGACGCAAGATTGAGAGATTGCAACCCTCTCAAG AAGAAGCACGGCAGCTTCAGACTGAAGCCAAGAAAGAAGCAGCTGAGCTGAATTTGAACCTCGTCCGCATTTGCTTCACGGCCGAGTGCTGTGAAGACGGTGTCTGGAAACCCTTGTGTGTAGCCTACTCCAACCCAGTTGCAAACTCAA AGGCTGGGAAGCTCAGAATAACCAAAGCAAATCGCAAGTCAGGGTCGTGCAAAGGTGGCGATGAGGTCTGGATACTCTGTGAGAAGATCAACAAGA AAGACATCCAGATAAAGTTCTTTGAAGAGAACGAGGAGACGAAGGAGAGGACGTGGGAGGCACCAGCCACGTTCCAGGAATCGGATGTGCATTACCAG GTGGCCATAGTCTTCAAGACGCCTCCGTACCGTGACACCAATTTGCAGCACCAGGTGGCAGTCAAGTTCCAGCTGATTCGCAAGTCAGACAATGACTGCAGCGAGCCATTTGAATTCATCTACATGCCTTGTGGGCCTTCCG AAGACGAGCTGTTGGCACACAAGCGGCGCAAGCTCAGTCATCACTCGCCCGAAGAGGCATCCCACTACTCGGGCGTCATGGGTCCCCCCAGCAGCAGCACTCCGACCTTCCCAAGTGAAGCGCCATTCGGCATGGCTACCTCTTACCCAGGTGACCCCACTGCGCAGGGCAGGAAGCAATACTCAAGCAGCATGACCATTCCCTATTCAAGTCAGCACATTGACTGTGCCCAGACAATGCTGAGCCTCATAGAGGAGAGCTGA